The Sorangiineae bacterium MSr11367 genome window below encodes:
- a CDS encoding serine/threonine protein kinase, with translation MAVSDPRNVARVEHRIGRYEMYGEIASGGMATVYFGRLVGDAGFVRTVAIKRLHPHYAKIPQFSSRFVEEAHLAARIRHPNVVATLDTVAEGDELLLVMEYVPGQSLAELQRACRESGERIPVGVALRLAADALYGLHAAHTATDEALHPLFIVHRDVSPQNILVGVDGMARVLDFGIAKARTSVDTTQQGQLKGKLRYMSPEQVFNDPISARTDVYALSVVLWEMLTGDPLFAGSNDAATLAQVLSGVVRKPSLLARQVPPQVDDIVLRGLQRDPSLRFESAHDMAVALESVMVPALPREVSQWMQRIAAGAIAWRAQAVAAIERSAMVERPVTLRAPKEAPSAPAPAVSAHAVSAHVPIAAIAPASRSEITEQNTITDLGRKGVSYSQELGALSHGSHGAPESKAASRLKWAWGLAIVSGAVAVGLGLGSFAGRPEASSQPSADPITVTSSAAARQAPSVGVVVASSASASASASASTEASAPLPRPSAKTAPSPRAAKASSVVRADDGRSCNPPYYEDAQGIRHIKPECLKFE, from the coding sequence ATGGCCGTTTCCGACCCGCGAAATGTAGCGCGCGTCGAACACCGCATTGGGCGGTACGAGATGTATGGCGAGATCGCGTCCGGCGGCATGGCGACCGTGTATTTTGGCCGTCTTGTCGGGGATGCGGGGTTCGTGCGTACGGTGGCCATCAAGCGCCTTCATCCTCATTACGCCAAAATTCCTCAATTTTCCTCGCGCTTCGTCGAAGAAGCGCACCTGGCCGCGCGCATTCGTCACCCCAATGTCGTGGCCACCCTCGATACGGTGGCCGAGGGAGACGAGCTCTTGCTCGTCATGGAGTACGTGCCCGGCCAATCGCTTGCCGAGCTCCAGCGCGCTTGCCGCGAATCGGGTGAGCGCATTCCCGTCGGCGTTGCCTTGCGCCTTGCGGCCGACGCGCTCTACGGCCTGCACGCGGCCCACACGGCCACGGACGAGGCCTTGCACCCGCTGTTCATCGTCCATCGGGACGTGTCGCCGCAGAACATCCTCGTCGGGGTGGACGGAATGGCCCGCGTGCTGGACTTCGGCATTGCCAAGGCGCGCACCAGCGTCGATACGACCCAGCAAGGACAACTCAAGGGCAAGCTGCGCTACATGTCGCCCGAGCAGGTGTTCAACGATCCCATTTCGGCGCGCACCGACGTGTACGCGCTATCGGTCGTCCTCTGGGAAATGCTCACCGGCGATCCACTCTTTGCCGGCAGCAACGACGCGGCGACGCTCGCGCAGGTGCTCTCCGGCGTGGTGCGCAAGCCGAGTCTCCTTGCGCGGCAGGTTCCACCCCAGGTCGACGACATCGTCCTGCGCGGTCTGCAGCGCGATCCGTCGCTTCGCTTCGAATCGGCGCACGACATGGCCGTCGCCCTCGAGTCGGTGATGGTGCCCGCGCTGCCGCGCGAAGTGAGCCAATGGATGCAGCGCATCGCCGCCGGCGCCATCGCGTGGCGCGCGCAAGCCGTCGCAGCCATCGAGCGATCGGCGATGGTCGAGCGGCCTGTCACGCTGCGCGCGCCGAAGGAAGCTCCGTCGGCGCCCGCACCTGCCGTGTCGGCGCACGCCGTATCGGCGCACGTACCCATCGCAGCCATCGCGCCCGCGTCGCGGTCGGAGATAACCGAGCAGAATACGATTACCGACTTGGGGCGCAAAGGCGTGTCGTATTCGCAAGAACTCGGCGCCCTGTCCCATGGCTCGCACGGCGCGCCCGAATCGAAGGCCGCGTCCCGATTGAAATGGGCCTGGGGCCTGGCCATCGTGAGCGGGGCCGTTGCAGTGGGGTTGGGCCTGGGATCCTTCGCCGGCCGGCCGGAGGCGAGTTCGCAGCCATCGGCCGATCCCATCACGGTGACGTCCAGCGCGGCCGCAAGGCAGGCGCCAAGCGTGGGCGTCGTCGTCGCGTCTTCGGCGTCGGCCTCCGCCTCCGCCTCCGCCTCCACCGAGGCCAGCGCGCCGTTGCCGCGTCCTTCGGCCAAGACCGCGCCCAGCCCACGTGCCGCCAAAGCGTCGAGCGTGGTTCGTGCCGACGACGGCCGCTCGTGCAATCCGCCCTATTACGAAGATGCGCAGGGCATCCGGCACATCAAGCCCGAGTGCCTCAAGTTCGAATAA
- a CDS encoding sigma 54-interacting transcriptional regulator produces MTDRSKGSTITVLRSNTIEVPALRVAIVGEGPEVSVPLGLEPVTIGSSDECQLVLSDRRVSRRHCSIALGDDGIVLRDLASKNGTFLGEIAVREAVLVPEVLFTVGMTQLAVRVSGAPSVLELHPTPQFGEALGGSLVMRALFARLAEAAQSDETILLLGESGTGKELLAQGIHDASPRRDGPFVVMDGGSISPNLIEAELFGNVRGAFTGAVDARVGLLQHADGGTLFLDEIGELPLDVQPKLLRALEARQFRAVGSNKWQPFNARIVAATHRDLRAAVRDGSFRSDLYYRIAVIEARVPPLRERKDDLELLVDRFLASQTPPLTRHDLPKTTMAMLRSHAFPGNVRELRNVLTRLALFPRLGLDALEPIRTRTSSPGAQDNDAEAWSQLFDLPLREAREHLVERFESSYLEAKLKDHAGNVGRTAQSAGVSRQMIYRLLERYGLRPGEV; encoded by the coding sequence ATGACGGATCGAAGCAAGGGCAGCACCATTACGGTATTACGCTCGAACACCATCGAGGTACCGGCCCTGCGCGTGGCCATCGTCGGCGAAGGGCCCGAGGTTTCCGTGCCCCTCGGCCTCGAGCCCGTGACCATCGGCTCATCCGATGAGTGCCAATTGGTGCTCAGCGATCGGCGCGTTTCGCGGCGACATTGTAGCATTGCCTTGGGCGACGACGGCATCGTCCTGCGCGATCTCGCGAGCAAAAACGGCACGTTCTTGGGCGAGATCGCGGTGCGGGAAGCGGTCCTCGTGCCGGAGGTGCTTTTCACGGTGGGAATGACGCAGCTGGCCGTGCGCGTTTCGGGCGCGCCCTCGGTGCTGGAGCTCCATCCCACGCCACAGTTCGGCGAGGCGCTGGGCGGCTCGCTGGTGATGCGCGCGCTGTTTGCGCGGCTCGCGGAGGCGGCCCAGAGCGACGAGACCATCTTGCTCTTGGGCGAGTCGGGCACGGGCAAGGAGCTTTTGGCGCAAGGGATCCATGATGCAAGCCCTCGACGCGACGGGCCCTTCGTGGTCATGGACGGCGGGTCGATTTCGCCCAACTTGATCGAGGCCGAGTTGTTCGGAAATGTGCGCGGAGCCTTCACCGGTGCGGTGGACGCGCGCGTGGGGCTGCTCCAGCACGCGGACGGCGGGACGCTGTTTCTCGACGAAATCGGCGAGCTGCCGCTCGATGTGCAGCCCAAGTTGCTGCGCGCCCTCGAGGCGCGGCAGTTCCGGGCGGTAGGCAGCAACAAATGGCAGCCCTTCAACGCGCGCATCGTGGCGGCGACCCACCGCGATCTGCGGGCGGCGGTGCGCGATGGATCGTTCCGCAGCGATCTCTATTACCGCATTGCGGTCATCGAGGCGCGGGTGCCTCCGCTTCGCGAACGCAAAGACGACCTCGAGCTCCTCGTGGACCGTTTCCTCGCATCGCAGACGCCGCCCCTCACCCGCCACGATTTGCCAAAGACGACCATGGCGATGCTGCGCTCCCACGCCTTCCCCGGCAACGTGCGCGAGCTTCGCAACGTGCTGACCCGTTTGGCCCTCTTTCCGCGCCTCGGCCTCGACGCCCTGGAACCGATTCGCACGCGGACTTCGTCCCCGGGTGCACAAGACAACGACGCCGAAGCCTGGTCCCAATTGTTCGATCTTCCCCTGCGCGAGGCGCGTGAACACTTGGTGGAGCGATTCGAATCGTCGTACTTGGAGGCCAAGCTCAAGGACCACGCGGGCAATGTCGGGCGAACGGCGCAATCTGCGGGCGTGTCGCGGCAGATGATTTATCGACTTCTCGAGCGATATGGTTTGCGACCGGGTGAGGTCTGA
- the rpsS gene encoding 30S ribosomal protein S19: MARSVKKGPFVDGHLAEKIAAAGATQSKKVIKTWSRRSTITPDAVGLTFAVHNGRKFVPVFVTEYMVGHKLGEFAPTRTFHGHSGDKKGKVKGGGPGGAKK, encoded by the coding sequence ATGGCTCGTTCAGTCAAAAAGGGTCCGTTCGTCGACGGTCACCTCGCCGAGAAGATCGCCGCCGCCGGTGCCACGCAGAGCAAAAAGGTCATCAAGACCTGGTCGCGCCGCAGCACCATCACCCCCGACGCCGTCGGCCTGACGTTCGCCGTGCACAATGGACGCAAGTTCGTGCCGGTCTTCGTCACCGAGTACATGGTCGGCCACAAGCTGGGCGAGTTCGCCCCGACCCGCACCTTCCACGGCCACTCTGGCGACAAGAAGGGTAAGGTCAAGGGCGGCGGACCCGGCGGCGCCAAGAAGTAA
- the rplB gene encoding 50S ribosomal protein L2 codes for MGIKSYKPTSPARRFYSGSDFKELTKGAEAPKHLTEHQTSTGGRNAHGRITSRFRGGGHKQRYRIIDWKRNKIGVPAKVASIEYDPNRTARIALVNYADGEKRYILAPEGLKVGDQVISSRNADIKPGNAMMLRYIPLGTTIHNVELKKGKGAQIVRSAGSGAVLMAKDGDYAQVRLPSGEVRMVHLDCHATVGQVSNVDHANISLGKAGRSRWLGRRPHNRGVTMNPVDHPMGGGEGRTSGGRHPCSPWGQLSKGLKTRNNKRTDGMIVKRRGQKG; via the coding sequence ATGGGCATCAAGAGCTATAAGCCGACCTCCCCCGCGCGGCGTTTCTACTCCGGCTCCGACTTCAAGGAGCTCACCAAGGGCGCGGAAGCGCCGAAGCACCTCACCGAGCACCAGACGTCGACCGGCGGGCGCAATGCGCACGGCCGCATCACGTCGCGCTTCCGTGGCGGTGGACACAAGCAGCGCTACCGCATCATCGACTGGAAGCGAAACAAGATTGGCGTTCCCGCCAAGGTCGCGTCCATCGAATACGATCCGAACCGCACGGCGCGCATCGCGCTGGTCAACTACGCGGACGGCGAGAAGCGCTACATTTTGGCCCCCGAGGGGCTCAAGGTGGGTGACCAGGTCATCTCGAGCCGCAACGCGGACATCAAGCCGGGCAACGCGATGATGCTGCGTTACATCCCGCTCGGCACGACGATCCACAACGTCGAGCTCAAGAAGGGCAAGGGCGCCCAGATCGTGCGCTCCGCCGGTTCGGGCGCGGTGCTGATGGCCAAGGACGGCGATTACGCGCAGGTCCGTTTGCCGTCGGGCGAGGTTCGCATGGTGCACCTCGATTGCCACGCGACGGTGGGTCAGGTTTCGAACGTCGACCACGCGAACATCTCGCTCGGCAAGGCCGGACGTTCGCGCTGGCTGGGTCGCCGCCCGCACAACCGCGGCGTGACGATGAACCCGGTCGACCACCCGATGGGCGGTGGTGAGGGTCGTACCTCGGGTGGACGTCATCCGTGCTCGCCGTGGGGTCAGCTCTCCAAGGGGCTGAAGACCCGCAACAACAAACGAACCGACGGCATGATCGTCAAACGCCGCGGCCAGAAGGGCTAA
- a CDS encoding 50S ribosomal protein L23, translating into MNPEQVIRRPIVLTEKSNLLRAQNQVIFEVSRNANKIQIRNAVEKLFNVNVVSVNTLLVRGKERRMGRGHARMQNWKKAMVTLKEGETIDFFDSSE; encoded by the coding sequence ATGAATCCGGAACAAGTCATTCGTCGGCCGATCGTGCTGACGGAAAAGTCGAACCTGTTGCGCGCGCAGAATCAGGTCATCTTCGAGGTGTCGCGCAACGCCAACAAAATCCAAATCCGCAACGCGGTGGAGAAGCTTTTCAACGTGAACGTCGTCAGCGTGAACACGCTGCTCGTGCGCGGTAAAGAGCGGCGCATGGGGCGCGGCCACGCCAGGATGCAAAATTGGAAGAAGGCCATGGTTACCCTCAAAGAGGGCGAGACCATCGATTTCTTCGACTCGAGCGAATAA
- the rplD gene encoding 50S ribosomal protein L4, protein MATVDVYNMKREKVGSLDLADEVFGAEIKEHLFWEVVKAQLASRRQGTASAKERSAVSGSTKKLYKQKGTGRARHGSIRAPIYVGGGQAHPPRPRDWSYRPPQKVRVGALRSALSKFVKEGRLVVVDRFDLPEIKTKGLLSALDTLKAEKKTLVVDHRTNENLVLSIRNAKDHQFLPPEGVNVYDLLRHDTLVLSKDAAKALEQRLVAGSNSDGGAE, encoded by the coding sequence ATGGCAACCGTCGACGTCTACAACATGAAGCGCGAAAAGGTCGGTTCGCTCGACCTCGCGGACGAAGTGTTCGGCGCAGAAATAAAGGAGCACCTCTTTTGGGAGGTGGTCAAAGCGCAGCTCGCTTCTCGCCGCCAAGGCACCGCCTCAGCGAAGGAACGCTCCGCAGTCAGCGGCAGCACCAAGAAGCTTTACAAACAAAAGGGTACCGGGCGTGCGCGTCACGGTTCGATCCGCGCTCCGATTTACGTCGGTGGCGGTCAGGCCCACCCGCCGCGTCCGCGCGACTGGAGCTACCGCCCCCCGCAGAAAGTCCGCGTGGGTGCGCTCCGTAGCGCGCTGTCGAAGTTCGTGAAGGAAGGCCGCCTCGTCGTGGTCGACCGCTTCGACCTTCCCGAGATCAAGACCAAGGGCCTGCTCTCCGCGCTCGACACGCTCAAGGCGGAGAAGAAGACGCTGGTCGTTGACCATCGTACGAACGAGAACCTCGTGCTCTCGATTCGCAACGCAAAAGATCATCAGTTTCTCCCGCCGGAAGGCGTCAACGTGTACGACCTCCTTCGCCACGACACCCTCGTGCTCTCGAAGGATGCGGCCAAGGCACTCGAGCAGCGTCTCGTCGCGGGATCCAACTCGGACGGAGGCGCCGAATGA
- the rpsJ gene encoding 30S ribosomal protein S10 yields MASATKIRIRLKAFDHQLLDKSASDIVETAKRTGARVAGPIPLPTHISRYTVLRGPHVDKKSREQFEIRTHKRLLDILEPTQQTLDALMKLDLSAGVDVEIKS; encoded by the coding sequence ATGGCCAGTGCCACCAAGATTCGTATCCGCCTGAAGGCGTTCGATCATCAGCTTCTCGATAAGTCCGCGAGTGACATCGTGGAGACGGCAAAGCGGACCGGCGCGCGCGTCGCAGGCCCCATCCCGCTCCCCACGCACATCTCGCGTTACACGGTTCTCCGCGGACCACACGTCGACAAGAAGTCGCGTGAACAATTCGAAATCCGCACGCACAAACGCCTGCTCGATATCCTCGAGCCGACGCAGCAGACGCTCGACGCCCTGATGAAGCTGGACTTGTCCGCCGGGGTGGACGTCGAAATCAAGTCGTAG